A genomic window from Lotus japonicus ecotype B-129 chromosome 1, LjGifu_v1.2 includes:
- the LOC130715633 gene encoding uncharacterized protein LOC130715633: MAPPAAPVVEGGAPAPQGRQQAGGGGGGFGLTGIIRMVVFWYFASKFFSPKKPVDPSVQISNLFPKSQPLDMWLYVSEHEKFNDFGSESALVWHETNIPYAVWGPESTRTLTLKYPPTESLKHNGSLFAHVYFAHSGFSPDPSDPEYQPQAAFGRTHPVVVYFPKSKANKKKSLLAGSADSVEDQATTKVVDNAEDDSKDDGPEEWISYWKPNITINLVADFTQYPKTGIPPNIAPYMNIDPITGNYYPTIYFNEFWLLRDKLIALNETVTELTLNLEVGPISMTKWQLFLQIDQSFQIHRSYGSMLEGEADELKRVFLEGNPYLLGITMVVSLLHSVFDFLAFKNDIQFWNKNKSMEGLSAKTVVVSFICQLIIFLYLLDNDTSWMILASSGIGLVIEFWKIGKAMHIEIDRTGRIPMLRFRDRESYAGNKTKEYDDIAMKYLTYVLFLLAAGFAAYSLMYERHRSWYSWILSSLTSCVYMFGFIMMCPQLFINYKLKSVAHLPWRQMTYKFLNTIIDDLFAFVIKMPTLHRLSVFRDDLIFLIYVYQRWIYPVDKKRVNEFGFGGEDDQAVVSAETDAATEEEKKTN; the protein is encoded by the exons ATGGCGCCGCCTGCTGCACCAGTAGTTGAAGGCGGTGCACCTGCACCGCAAGGAAGACAACAagcaggaggaggaggaggagggtttGGCCTCACCGGAATCATCCGCATGGTCGTTTTCTGGTACTTCGCTTCCAAATTCTTCTCTCCTAAGAAGCCTGTCGATCCTTCCGTCCAAATCTCCAACCTCTTCCCCAAATCACAGCCTCTG GATATGTGGCTTTATGTTTCGGAGCATGAGAAGTTCAATGACTTTGGTAGTGAAAGTGCCCTTGTATGGCATGAGACCAATATTCCGTATGCAGTTTGGGGACCTGAGAGTACCAGGACTCTTACTTTGAAGTATCCTCCTACCGAG TCTTTGAAACATAATGGAAGTCTATTCGCTCATGTTTACTTCGCACATTCTGGATTTTCTCCTGACCCAAGTGATCCAGAATACCAGCCTCAGGCAGCATTTGGAAGGACACATC ctgtggttgtgtactttccCAAGAGCAAAGCGAATAAAAAGAAGAGTCTGTTGGCAGGTTCAGCAGATTCTGTTGAGGATCAAGCGACAACCAAG GTGGTTGACAATGCTGAAGATGATTCTAAGGACGATGGTCCAGAGGAGTGGATTTCATATTGGAAACCAAATATAACAATAAACTTAGTAGCTGACTTCACTCA GTACCCAAAAACAGGCATACCACCAAACATTGCTCCAT ACATGAACATTGATCCTATCACTGGGAATTACTATCCAACTATTTATTTCAATGAGTTCTGGTTACTCAGGGATAAGTTGATAGCTTTGAATGAGACAGTAACCGAGTTAACACTTAATCTGGAAGTTGGTCCCATTAGTATGACGAAGTGGCAATTATTCCTGCAAATTGACCAGTCTTTCCAGATTCACCGTAGTTATGGAAGCATGCTTGAAGGCGAGGCTGATGAACTTAAG AGGGTATTCTTGGAAGGAAATCCTTACCTCCTGGGAATTACCATGGTTGTTTCTCTTCTTCATTCAGTTTTTGACTTTTTGGCTTTCAAGAATG ACATCCAATTTTGGAACAAAAATAAATCTATGGAAGGACTCTCTGCAAAGACTGTTGTTGTCAGCTTCATCTGTCAGCTTATTATCTTCCTTTATCTTCTTGACAATGACACCTCTTGGATGATTCTTGCAAGCTCTGGAATTGGTTTGGTTATTGAATTCTGGAAAATTGGAAAAGCCATGCACATAGAG ATTGATAGGACAGGGAGGATACCTATGTTGAGGTTCCGAGATCGAGAGTCATACGCGGGGAATAAGACAAAGGAATATGATGATATTGCAATGAAATATTTAACCTATGTTCTATTTCTCCTTGCTGCTGGCTTCGCTGCTTACTCACTAATGTATGAGCGTCACAGGAGCTGGTATTCTTGGATTCTGTCTTCACTTACAAGCTGTGTATACATGTTTG GCTTTATTATGATGTGCCCTCAATTGTTCATCAACTACAAGCTCAAATCTGTTGCTCATCTACCTTGGAGGCAGATGACTTACAAGTTCCTCAACACCATTATTGATGATCTTTTTGCCTTTGTCATTAAAATGCCAACATTACATCGACTTTCTGTCTTCCGTGATG ATCTTATTTTTCTCATATACGTATACCAGAGGTGGATTTATCCAGTGGACAAGAAGCGTGTAAATGAATTTGGTTTTGGAGGTGAGGATGAT